The following coding sequences lie in one Euhalothece natronophila Z-M001 genomic window:
- the dxs gene encoding 1-deoxy-D-xylulose-5-phosphate synthase, protein MHISEITHPNQLHGLSIRQLETIARQIREKHLETVSTSGGHLGPGLGVVELTLGLYQTLDLDHDKVIWDVGHQAYPHKMLTGRYHQFHTLRQKDGIAGYLKRCESQFDHFGAGHASTSISAGLGMALARDAKGEDFKVVSVIGDGALTGGMALEAINHAGHLPDTNLMVVLNDNEMSISPNVGAISRYLNKVRLSPPMQFLSDNIEEQFKHLPFFGESLTPEMERMKEGMKRLAVPKVGAVIEELGFKYFGPIDGHNLNELIYTFNQAHQVQGPVLVHVSTTKGKGYPIAEKDQVSYHAQGAFDLATGKAEPSSKPKPPKYCKVFAHTLTKLAENNPKIIGITAAMATGTGLDKLQQKLPDQYIDVGIAEQHAVTTAAGLACEGMRPVAAIYSTFLQRAYDQIIHDVCIQNLPVFFCLDRAGIVGADGPTHQGMYDIAYLRCLPNMVVMAPKDEAELQRMTVTGINHTEGPIAMRYPRGNGIGVPLMEEGWDPVEIGKGEILRNGDDILLLGYGAMVPTTMQAAEILSEHGIEATVVNARFVKPLDTELIFPLAQKIGRVATVEEGCLMGGFGSAVTEAMMDNNILVPVKRFGVPDELVDHAKPEEAQAEVGLTSSQIAEQVLESFFKSEKEPAKQAV, encoded by the coding sequence ATGCACATTAGCGAAATTACCCATCCCAACCAGTTGCACGGGCTATCCATTCGTCAATTAGAAACCATTGCTCGCCAAATTCGGGAAAAGCATTTAGAAACGGTTTCTACTAGTGGTGGACACCTTGGCCCCGGTTTAGGAGTGGTGGAACTAACCTTGGGATTGTATCAAACCCTTGATTTAGACCACGATAAAGTCATTTGGGATGTGGGACACCAAGCCTATCCCCATAAAATGCTAACAGGGCGGTATCATCAATTTCATACTTTACGGCAAAAAGATGGCATTGCTGGCTATCTCAAACGCTGTGAGAGTCAATTTGACCATTTTGGAGCCGGTCATGCTTCTACTAGTATTTCTGCTGGTTTAGGGATGGCTTTAGCCAGAGATGCGAAAGGAGAAGACTTTAAGGTAGTCTCTGTCATCGGTGATGGGGCGTTAACAGGGGGGATGGCGTTAGAAGCCATTAACCATGCTGGGCATTTACCAGATACAAATTTAATGGTGGTGCTGAATGATAATGAGATGTCGATTTCTCCAAATGTGGGGGCAATTTCTCGTTATTTGAATAAGGTGCGTTTATCACCCCCAATGCAGTTTTTAAGTGACAATATTGAAGAGCAATTTAAGCATCTGCCTTTCTTTGGGGAGTCTTTAACCCCAGAAATGGAACGGATGAAAGAAGGAATGAAACGGTTAGCTGTTCCGAAAGTTGGGGCAGTGATTGAAGAGTTGGGCTTTAAGTATTTTGGGCCCATTGATGGACATAATCTTAATGAGTTAATTTATACGTTTAATCAAGCCCATCAGGTACAGGGGCCAGTGTTGGTTCATGTTTCCACCACAAAAGGCAAGGGGTACCCGATCGCGGAAAAAGATCAAGTCAGCTACCATGCCCAAGGTGCATTTGATCTAGCCACAGGAAAAGCAGAACCCTCTAGTAAACCGAAGCCGCCAAAATACTGTAAAGTTTTTGCCCATACTCTCACCAAACTTGCCGAAAATAATCCTAAAATCATCGGCATTACTGCTGCCATGGCAACGGGAACTGGCTTAGATAAACTGCAACAAAAACTTCCTGATCAGTATATTGATGTGGGAATTGCTGAACAACACGCCGTTACCACTGCCGCAGGATTAGCTTGTGAAGGAATGCGCCCAGTGGCTGCCATTTATTCCACTTTCCTACAACGAGCGTATGACCAAATTATCCATGATGTGTGCATTCAAAATTTACCTGTCTTCTTCTGTTTAGATCGTGCTGGAATTGTCGGTGCTGACGGCCCAACCCACCAAGGAATGTATGATATTGCTTATCTGCGTTGTCTCCCCAATATGGTGGTAATGGCTCCCAAAGATGAGGCAGAATTACAACGGATGACAGTTACAGGCATTAATCATACAGAAGGGCCTATTGCTATGCGTTATCCTCGTGGTAATGGCATTGGCGTTCCTCTTATGGAAGAAGGCTGGGATCCCGTTGAAATTGGTAAAGGGGAAATTCTCCGTAATGGAGATGATATTCTCTTACTTGGTTATGGGGCAATGGTTCCCACTACCATGCAAGCGGCAGAAATCCTCAGTGAACATGGTATTGAAGCCACTGTGGTTAATGCTCGTTTTGTGAAACCCTTAGACACGGAATTAATTTTCCCACTAGCGCAAAAAATTGGGCGTGTCGCAACTGTAGAAGAAGGCTGCTTAATGGGTGGCTTTGGTTCAGCAGTGACTGAGGCGATGATGGATAATAATATCTTAGTGCCAGTCAAACGCTTTGGTGTGCCTGATGAATTAGTAGATCATGCCAAACCTGAAGAAGCCCAAGCAGAAGTGGGTTTAACCAGCTCTCAAATTGCCGAACAAGTGTTAGAGAGTTTCTTTAAGTCGGAAAAAGAACCTGCTAAACAAGCGGTTTAA
- the sodN gene encoding superoxide dismutase, Ni, with protein sequence MLKQITSSLKNLFPAQEVHAHCDGPCGVYDPSSARVAAEAVLSMTKKLVDLEPKDNSKEAQIAYQNTFARFVKIKEEQAQIAKDELLILWTDYFKEKHLEQYPDLHTTFWKAAKLCSACKMEVNVQHAQELMDTVQKIHNMFWESKERNVPWYQAS encoded by the coding sequence ATGTTGAAGCAAATTACGAGTAGTCTCAAAAATCTGTTTCCAGCCCAAGAAGTTCACGCTCATTGCGATGGCCCCTGTGGCGTTTATGATCCTTCTTCCGCCCGTGTGGCTGCTGAAGCGGTCTTATCAATGACGAAAAAGCTGGTTGATCTGGAACCCAAAGACAACAGCAAAGAGGCTCAAATTGCCTATCAAAACACCTTTGCCCGCTTTGTTAAAATTAAGGAAGAGCAAGCTCAAATTGCAAAAGACGAACTGTTAATTCTCTGGACAGACTACTTCAAAGAGAAGCATCTAGAACAGTATCCTGACCTTCACACCACCTTCTGGAAAGCAGCGAAGCTCTGTTCTGCTTGCAAAATGGAAGTTAATGTTCAACACGCCCAAGAACTAATGGATACCGTGCAAAAAATCCATAATATGTTCTGGGAGTCCAAAGAACGGAACGTTCCATGGTATCAAGCTAGCTAA
- the uvrA gene encoding excinuclease ABC subunit UvrA, whose protein sequence is MSDSSLIRIRGARQHNLKNISLELPRNHLIVFTGVSGSGKSSLAFDTIFAEGQRRYVESLSAYARQFLGQVDKPDVDAIEGLSPAISIDQKSTSHNPRSTVGTVTEIYDYLRLLFGRAGEPHCPHCDREISPQTIDQMADHVMELPDRSRFQILAPVVRGKKGTHQQLLSSLASEGFVRVRVDSEVRELTEEIKLNKNKQHTIEVVVDRLVKKEGIEERLADSLATALKRSDGIAVIEVLPRDAEETPEEIIFSENFACPEHGAVMEELSPRLFSFNSPYGACPKCHGIGRLRRFSPDLIVPDPTQPVYSAIAPWSEKDNSYYISLLYSLGEAYGFHIQTPWEKLTLEQQEVILYGSEEPIFLYEDTRGNKPKGHYKEYYGVIPGLERALTTASETYKQKLEQYLVYQTCEVCHGQRLKPESLSVRLGQYNIIELTSASIEECLTRIKNLKLSSKQAKIGELALKEIEARLQFLLDVGLEYLTLDRPAMTLSGGEAQRIRLATQIGSGLTGVLYVLDEPSIGLHQRDNGRLLETLKKLRDLGNTLIVVEHDEETIRSADQIVDIGPKAGIHGGEIVSQGNLETITNNKNSITGDYLAQRRQIKTPTERRKGNGKQLSLINAHANNLQQINVEIPLGKFVCVTGVSGSGKSTLINELLYPALQHRLGYKIPFPKGLENLKGLDAVDKVIVIDQSPIGRTPRSNPATYTGLFEPIRSVFTETVEAKARGYKAGRFSFNVKGGRCEACNGQGVNVIEMNFLPNVYVECEVCKGARYNRETLQVKYKGYSIADVLNMTVEEALTIFENIPRAATRLQTLVDVGLGYIPLGQPAPTLSGGEAQRIKLATELSRRATGKTLYLIDEPTTGLSFYDVHQLLNVLQRLVDKGNSVLVIEHNLDIIRCADWIIDLGPEGGDKGGEVIAKGTPEQIAQESKSYTGQYLAKISF, encoded by the coding sequence ATGTCTGACTCTTCTCTAATTCGCATTCGTGGTGCGAGACAACACAATCTCAAAAATATCAGCTTGGAATTACCGCGCAATCATCTGATTGTTTTTACAGGGGTTTCGGGTTCGGGAAAATCCTCTCTTGCTTTTGATACCATTTTTGCGGAGGGACAACGGCGCTATGTAGAATCGTTAAGTGCTTATGCCCGTCAGTTTTTAGGACAGGTGGATAAGCCTGATGTGGATGCCATTGAAGGCTTAAGTCCAGCTATTTCTATTGATCAAAAATCCACGTCCCATAATCCGCGTTCAACGGTAGGAACGGTAACAGAAATTTATGACTATCTGCGTTTATTATTTGGACGGGCCGGAGAACCCCATTGCCCCCACTGCGATCGCGAAATTTCTCCCCAAACCATAGACCAAATGGCTGATCACGTGATGGAACTCCCAGATCGCAGCCGTTTTCAAATTCTAGCCCCTGTGGTGCGTGGGAAAAAGGGAACTCACCAGCAATTACTTTCTAGTCTTGCCAGTGAAGGTTTTGTGCGAGTACGAGTTGATTCTGAAGTCAGAGAACTAACTGAAGAGATTAAGTTAAATAAAAACAAACAGCATACTATTGAAGTGGTCGTTGATCGGCTGGTTAAAAAAGAAGGAATTGAAGAACGGTTAGCCGACTCTCTCGCCACCGCCTTAAAACGATCAGATGGCATTGCCGTGATTGAAGTCTTACCTCGGGATGCGGAAGAAACCCCCGAAGAAATCATCTTTTCTGAAAACTTTGCCTGTCCTGAACATGGGGCAGTCATGGAAGAATTATCCCCCCGTTTATTCTCTTTTAATTCCCCCTATGGGGCTTGTCCCAAGTGCCATGGCATTGGACGTTTACGGCGATTTTCCCCTGATTTAATTGTCCCTGATCCTACCCAACCTGTCTATAGCGCGATCGCGCCTTGGTCAGAAAAAGACAATAGCTATTACATCTCTCTCCTTTACAGCCTAGGAGAAGCCTATGGTTTTCATATCCAAACCCCTTGGGAAAAACTCACTCTCGAACAACAAGAGGTTATCCTTTATGGCAGTGAGGAACCGATTTTTCTCTATGAAGATACCCGAGGGAACAAGCCCAAAGGTCACTATAAAGAATACTACGGTGTCATTCCTGGCTTAGAACGTGCCCTTACCACCGCTTCCGAAACATATAAACAAAAATTAGAACAGTATTTAGTATATCAAACCTGCGAAGTCTGTCATGGACAAAGATTAAAACCAGAATCCCTTTCTGTGAGATTAGGGCAATATAATATCATTGAATTAACTAGCGCTTCCATTGAAGAATGCTTAACCCGAATTAAAAACCTCAAGCTATCCTCAAAACAAGCCAAAATTGGGGAACTTGCCCTAAAAGAAATTGAAGCTAGATTGCAATTTCTCCTTGATGTGGGGTTAGAATACCTCACCTTAGATCGTCCTGCGATGACTTTATCAGGGGGAGAAGCCCAACGCATTCGTTTAGCCACACAAATTGGGTCTGGGTTAACAGGAGTTCTCTACGTTTTAGACGAACCTAGCATTGGTTTACATCAAAGAGATAACGGACGACTATTAGAAACCCTCAAAAAATTAAGAGACTTAGGAAATACTTTAATTGTCGTTGAACATGATGAAGAAACCATCCGCAGTGCTGACCAAATTGTTGATATTGGACCAAAGGCTGGCATTCATGGGGGAGAAATTGTTTCTCAAGGAAACTTAGAGACAATTACTAATAATAAAAACTCCATTACAGGAGACTATTTAGCCCAAAGACGACAAATAAAAACGCCCACTGAAAGGCGAAAAGGAAATGGCAAACAATTATCTTTAATTAATGCTCATGCCAACAACTTACAACAAATTAATGTGGAAATTCCTTTAGGAAAATTTGTTTGTGTAACAGGGGTTTCTGGTTCAGGAAAATCAACGTTAATTAATGAATTACTCTATCCAGCATTGCAACACCGTTTAGGCTATAAAATTCCATTCCCTAAAGGCTTAGAAAACTTAAAAGGACTAGATGCAGTGGATAAAGTAATTGTCATTGATCAGTCTCCAATTGGTCGCACACCGCGTTCAAATCCAGCAACTTACACAGGATTATTTGAACCCATTCGATCCGTTTTTACCGAAACTGTTGAAGCCAAAGCCAGAGGTTATAAAGCAGGACGCTTTTCTTTTAATGTGAAAGGTGGACGCTGTGAAGCCTGTAATGGTCAGGGGGTTAATGTCATTGAAATGAATTTTCTCCCCAATGTTTATGTAGAATGTGAGGTTTGTAAAGGGGCAAGATATAACCGAGAAACCCTACAGGTGAAATATAAAGGCTATTCCATTGCTGATGTTTTAAATATGACCGTAGAAGAGGCGTTAACTATCTTTGAAAATATCCCTCGCGCCGCCACTCGCTTACAAACTTTAGTGGATGTTGGGTTAGGGTATATTCCCCTTGGACAACCTGCGCCCACGTTATCAGGGGGAGAAGCCCAACGGATTAAATTAGCCACGGAATTATCCCGACGCGCGACAGGAAAAACCCTATACTTAATTGATGAACCAACTACAGGTTTATCCTTTTATGATGTTCATCAGTTATTAAATGTCTTACAGCGATTAGTAGATAAAGGAAATTCAGTTTTAGTCATTGAACATAACCTTGATATTATTCGCTGCGCGGACTGGATTATTGATTTGGGACCAGAAGGCGGTGATAAAGGGGGAGAAGTGATTGCCAAAGGAACTCCTGAACAAATTGCCCAAGAAAGCAAGTCTTATACGGGTCAATATTTAGCTAAAATTAGCTTTTAA
- a CDS encoding DUF6883 domain-containing protein, with amino-acid sequence MKIPSNAIIQDEKLTKYLLVSKQRNDKSKYLAQGGFYQENWQKLKTAIQKIIKENEAREELTDQYGTYYQVIGELEGVNAKKLPVITVWQQRKADNTFYFITLKPYRE; translated from the coding sequence ATGAAAATTCCCTCTAATGCAATAATCCAAGATGAGAAACTCACTAAGTACCTTTTAGTTTCCAAGCAAAGGAATGATAAGTCGAAATACTTAGCTCAAGGAGGATTTTACCAAGAAAACTGGCAAAAATTGAAGACAGCAATTCAGAAAATCATTAAAGAGAATGAAGCCAGAGAAGAGTTAACAGATCAATATGGAACTTATTACCAAGTTATTGGAGAACTAGAAGGAGTTAACGCTAAAAAATTACCTGTAATTACAGTTTGGCAACAGCGCAAAGCTGATAATACATTTTACTTTATAACCCTAAAACCTTACCGAGAATAG
- a CDS encoding DUF4926 domain-containing protein, with the protein MDLELYQEVALTRNFPEYQLQEGDIATLIDFVPHPNGGETGCVLEVFNAVGESINVVTVPISAIKKLTSHEILSSRKLINL; encoded by the coding sequence ATGGATTTAGAACTTTATCAAGAAGTCGCCCTAACTCGTAACTTTCCTGAATATCAATTACAAGAAGGAGACATTGCTACTCTTATTGATTTTGTTCCTCACCCTAATGGAGGTGAAACGGGGTGTGTATTAGAAGTATTTAATGCCGTTGGCGAATCTATCAACGTTGTAACTGTTCCCATCTCCGCTATTAAAAAATTAACTAGCCATGAAATTTTAAGTAGTCGCAAATTGATTAATCTATAA
- a CDS encoding uroporphyrinogen-III synthase, producing MPLPLHNKTILVTRAASQAKTFTNLLENEGATVIEMAALEICPPSSWEALDQALYELSSFDWLILTSANGVNFFFQRLDELGINQTQLNTLKIAVVGKKTAKVLEKQGVTPTFIPPNFVADSLVATFPENLSDKRILFPRVETGGREVLIEEFQQKSAKVIAVPAYQSSCPEKADPVAVEALKAQKIDILTFASSKTVKNFYNLLLPIFDSKVNLREALANVSIASIGPQTSQACEKWLGRYDIEAQEYTLEGLTQAIVASNS from the coding sequence ATGCCTTTACCCTTACATAATAAAACTATTTTAGTGACTCGCGCTGCTAGCCAAGCCAAAACCTTTACCAATCTTCTTGAAAATGAAGGTGCAACGGTTATCGAAATGGCTGCCCTAGAAATTTGTCCGCCGTCTAGTTGGGAAGCCTTAGATCAAGCCCTTTATGAGTTATCTTCCTTTGATTGGTTAATTTTAACTTCAGCAAATGGCGTTAATTTCTTTTTTCAACGGTTAGACGAGTTAGGCATTAATCAAACTCAATTGAACACACTTAAAATTGCGGTGGTGGGGAAAAAAACAGCCAAGGTGTTAGAAAAGCAAGGAGTGACACCAACCTTTATTCCACCGAATTTTGTGGCTGATTCTCTAGTAGCGACGTTCCCAGAAAATTTATCTGATAAGAGAATTCTGTTTCCACGGGTAGAAACAGGGGGAAGAGAAGTTTTAATTGAGGAATTTCAGCAAAAAAGCGCAAAAGTAATTGCTGTTCCTGCTTATCAGTCAAGTTGCCCAGAAAAGGCTGATCCAGTAGCAGTAGAAGCCTTAAAAGCGCAAAAAATTGACATTCTGACTTTTGCAAGTTCTAAAACTGTTAAAAATTTCTATAATCTTTTATTGCCTATCTTTGATTCTAAGGTAAACTTAAGAGAAGCGTTAGCCAATGTTTCTATTGCCTCTATCGGCCCCCAAACTTCTCAAGCCTGTGAAAAGTGGTTAGGACGATATGACATTGAAGCACAAGAGTATACTCTGGAAGGATTAACACAAGCGATTGTTGCTAGTAATTCTTAA
- a CDS encoding sensor domain-containing protein, which translates to MLQASPIWDKSSPIILVINRQGKCLLITSNLEQSTNPVQTNLSTLFSQKTLEKIQNLTTKILEEQTPQPLVISQQSDFYFSYLFPLSLASVLLIAQPLQSLSIDSTQKAINIFPIPMLLYKASNFQIKAVNQVAIDHYGYSEAKFLGMKFSDLHPYQNIPYPLQDVSQLTRGEWQHYRQDGKLISLEVIAYPLNLRTEKLVLLAAQDITAKYTQTALEKKQDADVKSLFPPFGILCFDQNWNYTLAVGEVLNQLTPMTMTERGEAITGKSFSELFSPELKMILQSIQSNILRGHYQTQWFQYSQYTYYIQGYPLINQNKEIKGGLLMLQNLTQNKKLEALINHHAFRDPATHLPNKTWLLEQIRHQIKVDGEFGVAVILVNLERYSVVKYGFGPEIAEKLISAVAKRLKQTLPINCDFARVGDSTIAAIILKISQQAEVEKLAQLIHCQLSLPLNIAGQELFCPVSVGVSIYDQNSETGHFLNEPRALLHAADTAMNAARGEGKLSCVVFHPYLHHSAVTRVQLETELRRALRLKQLHVFYQPTVSIANGKLVGFEALVRWQHPEKGLVSPNQFMPLAEELGLIGFIDWWVLAEACEKLAAWQQMIPEGEFLSMNVNLSENMINQVGVLERLEQIINRTGIAPRSLKLEVTEGIILEGETATLGILKQLQQMGVLLSIDDFGTGYSSLQRLHQLPINTLKVDRSFTKRMLKAPEIMQIVKTIISLAHNLNMDVIAEGIETERHWETLQELGCEYGQGFLFGKALPETAIQELIVTHQTDLIIK; encoded by the coding sequence ATGTTGCAAGCAAGCCCAATATGGGACAAATCTAGCCCAATTATTTTAGTAATTAATCGTCAAGGGAAGTGTTTACTTATTACAAGTAATTTAGAACAAAGCACTAATCCAGTTCAGACTAATTTATCTACTCTTTTTTCTCAAAAGACTCTAGAGAAAATTCAAAACTTAACCACAAAAATACTAGAGGAACAAACCCCTCAACCTTTAGTAATATCTCAACAATCAGATTTTTATTTTAGCTATTTATTTCCGCTCTCTTTAGCATCAGTTTTATTGATTGCTCAACCGCTACAATCATTATCAATAGATTCAACTCAAAAAGCAATTAATATTTTTCCAATTCCAATGTTGCTTTATAAAGCAAGCAATTTTCAAATTAAAGCGGTTAATCAAGTTGCTATTGATCATTATGGCTATTCAGAAGCGAAGTTTTTAGGGATGAAATTTTCCGACTTACATCCCTATCAAAATATTCCTTATCCTTTGCAAGATGTTTCACAATTAACCAGAGGAGAGTGGCAACATTATCGCCAAGACGGTAAATTAATTAGTTTAGAAGTTATAGCTTATCCCCTTAATTTAAGAACTGAAAAACTAGTTCTGCTAGCGGCTCAAGATATTACTGCTAAATATACACAAACTGCTTTAGAAAAAAAACAAGATGCTGATGTAAAATCACTATTTCCTCCTTTTGGCATTTTATGCTTTGATCAAAACTGGAATTATACTTTGGCTGTGGGGGAGGTTCTCAATCAACTTACCCCAATGACAATGACAGAAAGGGGAGAAGCTATTACAGGAAAGTCCTTTTCAGAATTATTTTCCCCAGAGTTAAAAATGATTCTACAATCAATTCAAAGTAATATATTACGAGGTCATTATCAAACGCAATGGTTTCAATATTCTCAATATACTTATTATATTCAAGGTTATCCCCTCATCAATCAAAATAAGGAAATAAAAGGCGGACTTTTGATGCTTCAAAATTTAACTCAAAATAAGAAGTTGGAAGCATTAATAAATCATCATGCTTTTCGTGATCCTGCAACTCATTTACCGAATAAAACTTGGTTACTTGAACAAATTAGACATCAAATTAAAGTTGACGGAGAATTTGGGGTAGCAGTTATTTTAGTTAATTTAGAACGCTATTCTGTGGTGAAATATGGGTTTGGCCCCGAAATTGCTGAAAAACTAATCAGTGCAGTGGCAAAACGCCTCAAACAAACTTTGCCAATTAATTGTGATTTTGCTCGGGTTGGTGATAGCACGATCGCTGCAATTATTCTAAAAATATCACAACAGGCAGAAGTAGAAAAACTTGCTCAATTAATCCACTGTCAATTAAGTTTACCATTAAACATTGCAGGACAAGAGTTATTTTGCCCTGTGAGCGTTGGAGTTTCGATTTATGATCAAAATTCAGAAACAGGACATTTTTTAAATGAACCTCGTGCGCTTCTCCATGCAGCAGATACAGCTATGAATGCGGCAAGGGGAGAGGGCAAGTTGTCTTGTGTTGTCTTCCACCCATATTTACACCATTCAGCAGTAACTAGAGTCCAATTAGAAACCGAATTAAGACGGGCTTTAAGATTAAAACAACTTCATGTTTTCTATCAGCCAACAGTGAGTATTGCTAATGGAAAATTAGTAGGGTTTGAGGCTTTAGTTCGATGGCAACATCCCGAAAAAGGCTTAGTGTCTCCTAATCAGTTTATGCCCTTAGCAGAAGAGTTAGGATTAATTGGGTTTATTGATTGGTGGGTATTAGCTGAGGCTTGTGAAAAGTTAGCAGCTTGGCAACAAATGATTCCCGAAGGAGAATTTCTCTCGATGAATGTTAACCTATCGGAGAATATGATTAATCAAGTGGGGGTTTTAGAACGATTAGAACAAATTATTAATCGCACTGGAATTGCCCCTAGAAGTCTGAAATTAGAGGTAACAGAAGGAATTATTTTAGAGGGAGAAACAGCAACCCTAGGAATTTTAAAGCAATTACAGCAAATGGGAGTTTTACTTTCTATTGATGATTTTGGTACAGGATATTCTTCTTTACAACGGTTACATCAATTACCCATTAATACCTTGAAAGTAGATCGCTCTTTTACGAAAAGAATGTTAAAAGCACCAGAAATTATGCAAATTGTCAAGACAATTATTAGTTTAGCTCATAATCTGAATATGGATGTCATAGCAGAAGGGATTGAAACAGAAAGACATTGGGAAACTCTACAAGAGTTAGGCTGTGAATATGGACAAGGATTTCTTTTTGGAAAAGCGTTACCTGAAACAGCAATTCAAGAGTTAATTGTTACTCATCAGACGGATTTAATTATCAAATGA
- the coaE gene encoding dephospho-CoA kinase (Dephospho-CoA kinase (CoaE) performs the final step in coenzyme A biosynthesis.) yields MSQRIIGLTGGIGTGKSAIAHYLENLYNIPILDADYYAREAVREDSPILERIKNRYGNEVINIDDSLNRSRLGEIIFNNATEKQWLEEQIHPYVRHQIETALSASNAKIIVAMIPLLFEVKMQDLVTETWVVYCPEEEQLKRIMERDGLSEKEARSRINAQMSLSDKIALADVVIDNSGSLLHLQKQLHQLLA; encoded by the coding sequence ATGAGTCAGCGTATTATTGGGTTAACGGGTGGTATTGGAACAGGAAAAAGCGCGATCGCGCATTATTTAGAAAACTTGTATAATATCCCAATTTTAGATGCTGATTATTACGCAAGAGAAGCAGTGAGAGAAGATTCACCAATTCTAGAAAGGATTAAAAATCGGTATGGGAATGAAGTGATCAATATAGATGACAGCTTAAATCGATCGCGCTTAGGAGAAATTATCTTTAATAATGCAACAGAAAAGCAATGGTTAGAAGAACAAATTCATCCTTATGTGCGTCATCAAATTGAAACCGCATTATCCGCAAGTAACGCAAAAATAATCGTTGCCATGATTCCCTTATTATTTGAAGTGAAAATGCAAGATCTAGTGACAGAAACTTGGGTAGTTTATTGTCCAGAGGAAGAACAATTAAAGAGAATTATGGAACGAGATGGACTCTCCGAAAAAGAAGCGCGATCGCGCATTAATGCCCAAATGTCCCTTAGTGATAAAATTGCCCTAGCCGATGTTGTAATTGATAACTCTGGGAGTCTCCTCCACTTACAAAAACAGCTTCATCAACTGCTTGCTTAA
- the trpS gene encoding tryptophan--tRNA ligase, with product MAQRILSGVQPTGNLHLGNYLGAIRNWVETQSDYENFFCVVDLHAITVPHNPETLAQDTYTIAALYLACGIDLSYSTIFVQSHVTAHSELAWLLNCITPLNWLERMIQFKEKAMKQGENVSAGLLDYPVLMAADILLYDADKVPVGEDQKQHLELTRNIALRVNDQFGKKDQPVLKLPTPLIRTEGARVMSLLDGTKKMSKSDPSEMSRINLLDPPDVIQKKIKRCKTDPIRGLTFDDPERPECDNLLMLYTLLSGKTKETVATECQDMGWGQFKPLLAEATVETLRPIQEKYHELMTEKGYLDSILKEGQDKASAIAQETLSRVKDALGYLPPF from the coding sequence ATGGCACAGCGGATTCTTTCGGGGGTTCAACCGACGGGAAATCTTCATTTAGGCAACTACTTGGGGGCAATTCGTAACTGGGTAGAAACGCAATCTGATTATGAGAACTTCTTTTGCGTAGTAGATCTTCATGCAATTACAGTTCCCCATAACCCTGAAACGCTGGCTCAAGATACTTATACAATCGCGGCGTTATATCTTGCTTGTGGGATTGATTTAAGCTACTCGACAATTTTTGTTCAATCTCATGTGACAGCCCATAGTGAGCTAGCTTGGTTACTTAATTGTATCACCCCCTTAAATTGGCTAGAACGGATGATCCAGTTTAAGGAAAAAGCGATGAAACAGGGGGAAAATGTTAGTGCTGGCTTATTAGATTATCCTGTTTTAATGGCTGCTGATATTTTATTATATGATGCGGATAAAGTTCCTGTGGGAGAGGATCAAAAACAACATTTAGAATTAACGCGCAATATTGCCCTGCGAGTCAATGATCAATTTGGGAAAAAAGATCAGCCTGTTTTGAAACTTCCGACACCTTTAATTCGTACAGAGGGCGCAAGGGTGATGAGTCTTCTTGATGGGACGAAAAAAATGTCTAAGTCGGATCCCTCTGAAATGAGTCGCATTAATTTATTAGATCCCCCAGATGTGATTCAAAAGAAAATTAAACGTTGCAAAACTGATCCCATACGAGGCTTAACTTTTGATGATCCCGAACGTCCTGAATGTGATAATCTTTTAATGCTCTACACCCTTTTATCTGGGAAAACTAAAGAAACTGTTGCTACAGAATGTCAGGATATGGGATGGGGGCAATTTAAGCCTCTACTAGCGGAAGCAACGGTAGAAACTTTACGTCCTATTCAGGAAAAATATCACGAATTAATGACAGAAAAAGGTTACTTAGATTCTATCTTAAAAGAAGGACAAGACAAGGCTAGCGCGATCGCGCAGGAAACGCTTTCTCGCGTCAAAGATGCTTTAGGCTATCTTCCTCCCTTTTGA